The Enteractinococcus fodinae genome has a segment encoding these proteins:
- the hrpA gene encoding ATP-dependent RNA helicase HrpA, whose translation MSNTSALELSAISFPEDLPVSQHREQIMAAIVDHQVVIVAGETGSGKTTQLPKMCLALGLADAGMIGHTQPRRIAARSVAERVAEELGQNIGSTVGYQVRFTSEVSDDTQLKVMTDGILLAEIQHDPDLSKYSVIIIDEAHERSLNIDFLLGYLKRLLRKRADLKVIITSATIDPESFAEHFSDTNDQPAPIIEVSGRTYPVEVRYRPLQQEALPDDPDDDADDMEDARDPLDAIADAVDELSHEEPGDILIFFPGEREIRDAAEVLGPRVARNPRLAKAEILPLFGRLSLQDQQRVFRPGKNPRIVLATNVAETSLTVPGIKYVIDTGTARISRYSQRTKVQRLPIERISQASAQQRSGRAGRTSPGIAIRLYSEEDFQARPEFTDPEILRTSLASVILHMASINIISTADELQDFPFLQPPEHKQITDGVTLLTELGALNTGNPVRVRGRGGRWVTRTFPAGTITPIGRRLARLPVAPRLARMILAAEEHHVVPEVLVLAAGLTIQDPRERPEEHRAKADELHARFTDERSDFSALLNLWNYLHDQQRELSGNQFRKLCRNEFINYLRVREWQDLVRQLRQIAREVGIETGAKTIDAVKNHDGMHQALLTGLLSHIGSWDERRKHYQGARGTRFAIFPGSGLFKKRHDFVMAAELVETSRLWARQVAAIEPAWIEQAAGPIAKTNTSEPYWSRRHGTAMARQRITVYGVTIVADRPVRYYNVDRPAARELFIRHALIEGDWNTRHHFFKRNRERLAEVEELETRLRRRDLLVSEDDLYAFYDARLPESAVSQRHFDAWWRKERHNNPELLDFDPNQLLAENIQDLDLEEFPDVFVHPTPTGDVQLPLQYEFTPVASIGADASGTGRPAGPRTDGVTVTIPLALLHQMDQQRFDWLIPGLRTELITALIRGLPKPIRKHLVPAPDTAQAAAEHLAEHADPARDNFYDALGTYLRQVKHQVVGPEDWARQKLPPHLRFTFQVVDDRGAIVGTDDDLAALQRNLAGQNQTALAESLTDAARAKGVNLPTPGAQQTQRTKGKKQRPRPPAPPTKQADDPLTPQSGLTSWTIGDIPATIQTSVWTGSAHQQVTGYPALQAEEGRTPSAALVVLRTAGEQAAVHRGGVIALLQAELPNPQRYILDHLSPTEKLAFAQSPYPDSAALVADCTATAIDALVPEELPMTETAYRNLQQTVQQDLIDTTFKVTSVVAEILNLSREVDRRIRKIRSLSLAAAAADLRTQHDALIRRGFVSRTGWARLRHVPRYLQAMNLRMDKLDAGGALQRDGLNTQVVQELEKAYEDLKTQAPTGVPTPVAIQEISWLLQELRVSLFAQELGTATSVSEKRLRQAIKAAEAALR comes from the coding sequence ATGTCCAACACTTCTGCGCTTGAGCTGTCCGCCATCTCCTTTCCCGAAGATCTACCGGTCTCTCAACACCGCGAACAGATCATGGCCGCTATCGTCGACCACCAAGTGGTCATCGTTGCCGGGGAAACTGGCTCCGGTAAAACCACACAGCTGCCCAAAATGTGTCTTGCCCTCGGGCTCGCGGACGCCGGGATGATCGGCCACACCCAACCACGACGAATCGCCGCTCGATCAGTGGCTGAACGCGTCGCAGAAGAACTCGGCCAAAACATCGGCTCGACCGTGGGGTACCAGGTGCGGTTCACCTCCGAAGTATCCGATGATACCCAGCTGAAAGTCATGACCGACGGGATTTTGTTGGCTGAGATCCAACACGACCCGGACCTGTCGAAGTATTCGGTCATCATCATTGACGAAGCACACGAGCGCAGCCTCAACATCGATTTCCTGCTGGGCTACCTCAAACGACTTCTGAGGAAACGGGCCGATCTGAAGGTCATCATCACCTCGGCCACCATCGACCCCGAATCATTTGCCGAACACTTTTCAGACACCAATGATCAGCCAGCGCCAATCATCGAAGTCTCAGGGCGCACCTACCCGGTCGAGGTTCGGTATCGTCCGCTCCAACAAGAAGCGCTGCCGGATGATCCCGATGACGACGCCGACGATATGGAAGACGCCCGGGATCCCCTGGATGCGATCGCCGATGCGGTTGATGAGCTCAGCCACGAAGAGCCCGGCGACATCCTGATCTTCTTCCCCGGCGAGCGCGAGATCCGTGACGCCGCTGAGGTCTTGGGCCCGCGGGTGGCGCGCAACCCACGGTTAGCCAAGGCCGAGATTTTGCCGCTGTTTGGGCGCCTATCGCTACAAGACCAACAACGGGTATTTCGTCCCGGCAAAAATCCCCGTATCGTCTTAGCCACCAACGTCGCCGAAACCTCCCTGACCGTACCGGGCATTAAATATGTGATCGATACCGGAACCGCACGGATTTCGCGCTATTCCCAGCGCACCAAGGTCCAACGACTGCCCATTGAGCGCATCTCACAGGCTTCGGCTCAGCAACGTTCCGGCCGTGCGGGACGAACCAGCCCCGGTATTGCGATCCGGTTATATTCGGAAGAAGACTTTCAGGCACGGCCCGAGTTCACGGATCCAGAGATTCTTCGAACTTCGTTGGCTTCAGTGATCCTGCACATGGCCTCGATCAATATCATCTCCACGGCCGATGAGCTTCAAGACTTCCCATTCCTGCAACCGCCCGAACACAAACAGATTACCGACGGAGTCACCCTGCTGACCGAGCTGGGTGCGCTGAACACCGGCAACCCGGTGCGCGTGCGCGGCCGCGGTGGGCGCTGGGTAACTCGCACCTTCCCAGCTGGCACCATCACGCCGATTGGGCGCCGGTTGGCACGGTTACCAGTCGCGCCGAGGTTAGCCCGCATGATCCTGGCTGCAGAAGAGCATCATGTGGTGCCCGAAGTGCTCGTGTTGGCTGCCGGGCTGACCATCCAGGACCCCCGCGAACGCCCCGAAGAACACCGCGCGAAAGCCGATGAGCTCCATGCGCGGTTCACCGACGAAAGATCAGACTTCTCAGCCCTGCTGAACCTGTGGAACTACCTACATGATCAACAGCGCGAGTTGTCGGGTAACCAGTTCCGCAAACTGTGCCGCAACGAGTTCATCAACTATCTGCGAGTTAGGGAGTGGCAAGATCTGGTGCGTCAGTTACGCCAGATCGCCCGTGAGGTCGGCATAGAGACCGGGGCTAAAACCATCGATGCCGTCAAGAACCACGATGGGATGCACCAAGCGCTGTTAACCGGGCTGTTGTCGCATATCGGGTCCTGGGATGAACGTCGAAAGCACTACCAAGGCGCGCGCGGTACACGGTTTGCGATCTTTCCGGGATCCGGACTGTTCAAAAAACGTCACGACTTTGTCATGGCCGCAGAGCTGGTCGAAACCTCGCGGTTGTGGGCGCGCCAAGTCGCCGCAATTGAACCCGCATGGATCGAGCAAGCCGCCGGACCGATCGCCAAAACCAATACGTCAGAACCCTACTGGTCACGGCGTCATGGCACAGCGATGGCCCGCCAGCGCATCACCGTCTACGGGGTGACGATTGTGGCCGATCGCCCCGTACGGTACTACAACGTCGATCGACCGGCCGCGCGCGAACTGTTTATCCGGCATGCGCTGATCGAAGGTGACTGGAATACCCGGCACCACTTTTTCAAGCGAAATCGGGAACGGCTCGCAGAGGTTGAAGAACTAGAAACGCGGTTACGCCGTCGTGACCTGTTGGTTTCAGAAGACGATCTTTACGCGTTCTACGACGCACGGTTGCCGGAAAGCGCCGTCTCGCAACGGCATTTTGACGCTTGGTGGCGCAAGGAGCGCCACAACAATCCAGAGCTCTTGGATTTTGACCCCAACCAGCTTTTGGCAGAAAATATCCAGGATCTCGACCTCGAAGAATTTCCCGACGTATTCGTACACCCCACCCCAACCGGGGATGTGCAGTTACCGTTGCAATATGAATTCACCCCGGTCGCCAGCATTGGGGCCGATGCTTCGGGAACCGGTCGCCCTGCCGGTCCGCGTACCGATGGCGTGACGGTCACGATCCCGCTCGCCCTACTCCACCAGATGGATCAACAACGCTTCGATTGGCTCATCCCCGGGCTGCGTACCGAGCTCATTACCGCACTGATCCGCGGCCTGCCCAAACCCATTCGTAAACACCTCGTCCCCGCCCCTGATACCGCACAGGCTGCTGCTGAGCATCTGGCCGAACACGCCGACCCGGCACGCGATAACTTCTATGACGCGTTGGGCACCTACTTGCGGCAGGTCAAACACCAGGTGGTGGGCCCTGAAGACTGGGCACGGCAGAAACTGCCACCCCACCTACGCTTCACGTTCCAAGTGGTCGACGATCGCGGGGCGATTGTTGGCACTGATGACGATCTAGCCGCACTACAACGAAACCTTGCGGGCCAAAACCAGACTGCCCTGGCAGAGTCTCTCACGGATGCGGCACGGGCCAAAGGGGTAAACCTTCCTACCCCTGGAGCACAACAAACCCAACGCACTAAAGGCAAGAAACAACGTCCCCGTCCCCCAGCGCCGCCAACAAAACAAGCCGATGACCCACTGACCCCTCAATCGGGGTTGACCAGCTGGACTATAGGAGATATTCCTGCCACGATCCAGACGTCGGTATGGACTGGTTCTGCTCATCAGCAAGTCACCGGCTATCCTGCTCTGCAGGCCGAAGAGGGCCGGACACCATCTGCCGCGCTGGTGGTGTTGCGCACCGCTGGGGAACAGGCGGCCGTGCACCGCGGTGGGGTCATCGCCCTGTTGCAAGCTGAACTACCAAATCCGCAACGCTACATTCTTGATCATCTATCACCCACAGAGAAGTTGGCCTTTGCGCAATCACCCTATCCAGATAGCGCCGCTTTGGTCGCCGACTGCACGGCCACCGCCATTGATGCGCTCGTCCCCGAAGAACTGCCGATGACCGAGACGGCTTATCGCAACCTGCAACAGACTGTCCAACAGGACCTGATCGATACGACGTTCAAGGTGACCTCGGTGGTAGCCGAGATTCTGAACCTGTCGCGAGAGGTCGATCGTCGCATCCGGAAGATCCGTTCCCTATCGCTGGCTGCCGCGGCCGCAGATTTACGAACTCAACATGATGCGCTAATTCGACGCGGGTTCGTGTCCCGGACCGGCTGGGCGAGACTGCGCCATGTGCCGCGATATTTACAAGCGATGAATTTACGCATGGACAAGCTGGATGCCGGTGGTGCCCTGCAACGCGACGGGCTCAACACACAGGTGGTTCAGGAATTAGAAAAAGCCTATGAGGACCTGAAAACTCAGGCCCCCACAGGCGTACCCACTCCCGTAGCCATCCAGGAGATCTCTTGGCTTTTGCAGGAGCTGCGGGTTTCATTATTCGCCCAAGAACTTGGCACCGCGACCAGCGTGAGCGAAAAACGCCTCCGACAAGCTATCAAAGCCGCCGAGGCAGCACTGCGTTAG
- a CDS encoding helix-turn-helix domain-containing protein: MAKYMRRKTHPLEGQDHLNPNDELSIGLDIMRRREASNLPRTDLAQKIGISERTLFRWEMEGTTMKNRERTIEALASMVYTPGGKPTSLTMTRKELRRATSMDLASELQDRARIMDSYTQLVEELKHRLRRDGLDHYIPPGL; encoded by the coding sequence ATGGCGAAATACATGCGACGGAAAACGCACCCTCTTGAAGGCCAGGATCATCTGAATCCCAACGATGAGCTATCCATTGGATTAGACATCATGCGACGCCGTGAGGCCTCAAATCTTCCGCGAACCGATTTAGCCCAGAAGATTGGGATTTCTGAACGGACCCTGTTCCGGTGGGAAATGGAAGGCACCACGATGAAAAATCGTGAGCGCACCATCGAAGCGCTCGCATCGATGGTCTACACCCCCGGTGGCAAACCCACGTCGTTGACGATGACGCGCAAAGAGCTGCGGCGTGCTACTTCAATGGATTTAGCCTCTGAGCTCCAAGATCGTGCCCGAATCATGGATAGCTACACCCAACTCGTTGAAGAGCTCAAACACCGGCTGCGCCGCGACGGTCTGGATCATTACATCCCGCCGGGACTCTAA
- the argS gene encoding arginine--tRNA ligase: protein MNPENLSEALAHILHNAIEAGEIDLPADAVPEAPRVERPKSRDHGDWATNIAMQLGKRAGMTPRQFAEIVAPKLQALDGVAAVDIAGPGFINITLDAAAAGELARTIVEAGDTFGHNDQAAGDVVNLEFVSANPTGPLHIGHTRWAALGDAISRLLRASGATVTTEYYINDYGAQLDTFAASVWARMHGQDVPEGGYPGQYVHQIAEAILAEDPSIKDQNYEAVLPQLRTRAYQLQLEDIRETLDDFHVHFDVWFSEAQLHESGAVEEALERLKAQGHTFEQEGAFWLRTTDFGDDKDRVLIKADGKPTYFAGDAAYYLSKKDRGFHHKIYLLGADHHGYVNRLRALSACAGDDMDENIEILIGQLISVDGARLSKRAGNIIELRDLIEWLGVDALRYSLARYPNDSPIEIDPDLLRAQTNDNPVFYVQYAHARSRSAARTADAQGVVREVEKFDAATLQHPTEEELLSKLAQFPAIVGSAARLRQPHRLARHLEAIAAAYHAWYAVARIVPAPAKDGTKVDPEPVNYSRRWLNDATTQVLANGLGLLGVSAPEKM from the coding sequence GTGAATCCTGAAAATCTTTCTGAAGCTCTTGCCCACATCCTGCACAACGCGATTGAGGCCGGCGAGATCGATCTGCCCGCCGATGCGGTCCCAGAGGCCCCTCGTGTTGAACGTCCGAAGTCGCGCGACCATGGTGATTGGGCGACCAATATTGCCATGCAACTGGGTAAACGAGCCGGAATGACCCCGCGACAATTCGCGGAAATCGTGGCTCCAAAGCTGCAGGCTCTCGATGGTGTTGCCGCCGTCGATATTGCGGGCCCCGGATTCATCAATATCACCCTGGACGCCGCCGCGGCCGGGGAACTGGCCCGGACGATCGTCGAAGCCGGCGATACCTTCGGCCATAATGATCAGGCCGCCGGCGACGTGGTCAACTTGGAATTCGTCTCGGCGAACCCCACCGGACCGCTGCACATCGGCCACACCCGGTGGGCCGCGCTGGGGGATGCGATCAGCCGCCTGTTGCGCGCCTCTGGGGCCACAGTGACCACCGAGTACTACATCAACGATTACGGCGCACAGCTCGACACATTCGCGGCCTCTGTCTGGGCGCGGATGCACGGCCAGGATGTGCCCGAGGGTGGCTACCCGGGACAATATGTGCACCAGATTGCCGAAGCCATCCTGGCCGAAGATCCCAGCATCAAAGACCAAAATTACGAGGCGGTGCTACCGCAGCTACGCACGCGTGCCTATCAGCTGCAACTCGAGGATATTCGCGAGACGCTCGATGATTTCCATGTCCACTTTGATGTCTGGTTCTCGGAAGCGCAACTCCATGAATCCGGTGCAGTTGAAGAAGCACTTGAGCGGCTCAAAGCACAGGGGCACACTTTTGAGCAGGAGGGCGCGTTTTGGTTGCGCACCACCGACTTTGGTGACGACAAAGACCGGGTGCTCATTAAAGCCGACGGCAAACCCACCTATTTTGCTGGCGATGCGGCATACTATCTGTCGAAAAAAGACCGCGGTTTCCACCATAAGATCTACCTCTTGGGTGCCGACCACCACGGCTATGTCAATCGTCTTCGGGCGCTGTCAGCGTGTGCCGGCGACGATATGGACGAAAACATTGAGATCCTCATTGGGCAGCTGATTTCCGTTGACGGTGCGCGCTTGTCGAAACGTGCCGGCAACATCATCGAGCTGCGTGATCTCATCGAGTGGTTGGGTGTAGATGCGCTGCGGTATTCACTGGCACGCTACCCCAATGATTCTCCCATCGAGATTGATCCAGACCTGTTGCGAGCACAGACCAACGACAACCCGGTCTTTTATGTGCAATACGCCCACGCCCGGTCCCGTTCAGCGGCTCGCACCGCCGACGCCCAGGGCGTGGTGCGTGAAGTCGAGAAGTTTGACGCAGCGACGCTGCAGCATCCGACCGAAGAAGAGTTGTTGTCCAAACTGGCACAGTTCCCGGCGATTGTCGGAAGCGCCGCCAGATTGCGCCAACCCCACCGGTTAGCCCGGCACCTGGAAGCCATCGCGGCGGCCTATCACGCCTGGTACGCTGTCGCCCGCATCGTGCCAGCACCAGCGAAGGACGGCACGAAAGTCGACCCCGAACCTGTCAATTATTCGCGTCGTTGGCTCAATGATGCGACCACCCAAGTACTGGCCAATGGGCTGGGTCTGCTGGGTGTATCCGCACCGGAGAAAATGTAA
- the lysA gene encoding diaminopimelate decarboxylase produces MRSPLAPQWLTFPDNTPALNPKIFSSGVARDDDQVTIQGIPVTELVERFGSPLWVIDENDFRARARAYVDDFNTAFGSLCGGVDVYYASKALLTVQVASWIREEGLRIDTASGGEMALAMRAGIEPAHIGLHGNNKSDGELHTAITKRIGRIVVDSLAELHRVAHMAAKLETPANVMLRLTPGVDASTHHHIATAHEDQKFGLSITPAPDAQTSVAYQAAHIAAEASHINFVGLHSHIGSQIFDSQGFEAAATRMLEFIAVLADENIHIEELDIGGGYGIAYTEADDPAAPAVIANNLARHLSAETDRLNIPCPRISIEPGRSIAGPAGLTIYTVGTTKTVWVEHAGVHHPRRYVAVDGGMSDNPRPVLYDADYTAVLANRVSDAEPVLSRVVGKHCESGDIVVNTVYLPEDTDHGDLLVVPATGAYGHAMSSNYNMLTRPAIVAIKDGAAREIIRRETIDDLFAREVDL; encoded by the coding sequence ATGCGCTCACCGCTCGCCCCTCAATGGCTGACCTTCCCCGACAACACCCCCGCGCTGAATCCAAAGATTTTCTCGTCCGGGGTCGCTCGTGATGATGACCAGGTCACGATCCAGGGGATTCCCGTCACCGAGCTAGTTGAACGCTTTGGTAGCCCCTTATGGGTCATCGATGAAAATGACTTCCGGGCCCGCGCCCGAGCCTATGTTGACGATTTCAACACAGCCTTTGGTTCTCTGTGCGGGGGAGTCGATGTCTACTACGCTTCCAAAGCCCTGTTGACCGTCCAAGTTGCCAGCTGGATTCGCGAGGAAGGCCTACGTATCGACACCGCATCCGGTGGCGAAATGGCCCTGGCAATGCGAGCTGGAATCGAACCGGCCCACATCGGGTTGCACGGCAACAATAAATCCGATGGAGAACTGCACACTGCGATCACCAAGCGCATCGGGCGAATTGTGGTCGATTCGCTGGCAGAGCTGCACCGTGTCGCGCACATGGCAGCCAAGCTGGAGACCCCTGCGAATGTGATGCTGCGACTGACCCCGGGCGTGGATGCCTCGACCCACCACCACATCGCCACCGCTCATGAGGACCAAAAATTTGGGCTGAGCATCACGCCAGCGCCCGATGCGCAGACCTCGGTTGCGTATCAGGCGGCGCATATCGCCGCTGAGGCCTCTCATATCAACTTCGTTGGGCTGCACTCCCACATCGGCAGCCAGATCTTCGATTCCCAAGGTTTTGAAGCCGCCGCCACGCGCATGCTGGAATTCATCGCCGTGCTGGCTGACGAAAACATCCACATCGAAGAACTCGATATCGGTGGGGGATACGGCATCGCCTACACCGAAGCAGATGATCCAGCCGCACCGGCTGTCATCGCCAATAACCTCGCCAGACACTTGAGCGCCGAAACCGACCGACTCAACATCCCATGCCCGCGGATCTCGATCGAACCGGGACGCTCTATTGCAGGTCCGGCCGGACTGACCATCTACACGGTGGGCACCACCAAAACCGTGTGGGTCGAACACGCTGGGGTACACCATCCGCGTCGCTATGTTGCCGTCGATGGGGGCATGTCCGACAACCCCCGGCCGGTACTCTACGACGCTGACTACACCGCTGTGTTAGCCAATCGCGTCAGTGACGCGGAGCCGGTGCTGTCTCGGGTGGTGGGCAAACACTGCGAGTCCGGCGATATCGTCGTCAATACCGTGTACTTACCAGAAGACACTGACCACGGAGACCTCTTAGTGGTCCCAGCCACCGGTGCATACGGTCATGCGATGAGTTCTAACTACAACATGCTGACACGCCCGGCGATCGTAGCCATCAAAGACGGTGCAGCCCGCGAAATTATTCGCCGCGAAACCATCGATGATCTGTTTGCCCGTGAGGTCGATTTGTAA
- a CDS encoding homoserine dehydrogenase, translated as MTTASDTPALNIALLGGGTVGSQVARILTENADALTQRIGTRLNLTKILVRNPQATRDYELPTEYYTDDVDEVFEGADIVVELMGGIDPARELVLRAINQGASVVTGNKALLATHGNELYEAAAEAGVQLSFEASVGGAIPILRPLRDSLSGDKITRIMGIVNGTTNYILDEMDSTGASFNDALAEAQRLGYAEADPTADVGGADAAAKAAILAHLAFHSPFTLDQVYTEGIAEISDLDHKAAADAGYVIKLLAIVEELDDPAGVVLRVHPTLLPREHPLAAVRGAYNAVFVEAENAGELMFYGPGAGGAATASAVMGDVTSIAKRKLRGGPGRTHTARRELECLDIGEATTRYMVVVRAADASGVLAKVAGTFAEHNVSIKSMNQTPDQDSNDERQTALLAFVTHRAKEAQLAKTLEATKQLDVVDEVLSVMRVEGK; from the coding sequence ATGACCACTGCATCTGATACACCGGCCCTGAACATCGCATTGTTGGGCGGTGGAACCGTCGGATCACAGGTTGCTCGTATTCTGACCGAAAACGCAGACGCACTGACGCAGCGCATTGGCACCCGGCTCAACCTGACCAAAATTCTGGTCAGAAACCCCCAGGCCACCCGCGACTACGAACTGCCCACCGAGTACTACACCGACGACGTCGACGAAGTCTTCGAAGGCGCCGATATCGTGGTTGAACTCATGGGCGGCATAGACCCAGCACGTGAACTCGTGCTGCGGGCGATCAACCAGGGCGCCAGTGTGGTCACCGGGAACAAAGCCTTATTGGCCACTCACGGCAATGAACTCTACGAAGCCGCAGCTGAAGCTGGGGTCCAGTTGTCCTTTGAAGCTTCGGTTGGCGGTGCGATCCCGATCCTACGCCCGCTGCGCGACTCATTGTCCGGAGATAAGATCACCCGCATCATGGGGATCGTCAACGGCACGACCAATTACATCCTCGACGAGATGGACTCCACGGGCGCGTCCTTCAACGATGCGTTGGCTGAAGCACAACGACTCGGCTATGCCGAAGCTGACCCCACCGCCGACGTCGGCGGAGCAGATGCGGCCGCCAAAGCCGCGATTCTGGCGCACTTGGCGTTTCACTCGCCATTTACCTTGGACCAGGTTTACACCGAGGGCATCGCGGAGATCTCTGACCTCGACCACAAAGCCGCAGCCGATGCCGGCTATGTCATCAAACTGCTGGCTATCGTCGAAGAGCTCGATGACCCAGCGGGCGTGGTACTACGCGTACACCCCACATTGCTACCGCGCGAACACCCACTGGCTGCGGTGCGCGGCGCGTACAACGCGGTCTTTGTCGAGGCCGAAAATGCCGGCGAGCTGATGTTTTACGGTCCAGGTGCCGGTGGTGCTGCGACAGCTTCAGCGGTCATGGGGGACGTGACGTCGATCGCCAAGCGGAAACTGCGTGGCGGACCGGGACGCACTCATACGGCCCGTCGGGAACTCGAGTGTCTGGATATCGGTGAGGCGACCACCCGATACATGGTTGTGGTGCGCGCTGCCGACGCTTCCGGAGTGTTGGCCAAGGTGGCCGGGACATTTGCCGAACACAATGTCTCGATCAAATCGATGAACCAAACCCCAGACCAGGATTCCAACGACGAGCGTCAAACGGCGCTGTTGGCTTTTGTCACTCACCGCGCCAAAGAAGCGCAATTGGCAAAAACTCTCGAGGCAACCAAACAGTTAGATGTGGTTGACGAAGTCCTGTCTGTAATGCGCGTAGAGGGTAAATAA
- the thrB gene encoding homoserine kinase — protein MASPATTPPANRVPANIVANIKVPATSANLGPGFDCAGVALGLYDELEIQTTETGFSAEVEGEGHNYLPTDARHLIITQIRARLERLGWHLPGLRLKAINRIPHSRGLGSSAAAHIAAAMAVKALLPPDCGVTKEHLLQWASEAEGHPDNVAPAVYGGLTFSWHEPGESGKQYRSIQLSPHPDITPVVAIPAKPLSTAAARTLLPADVPYAEAVANASRAALLAPAMTTHPELLMPATQDWLHQQYRQPSMPETLQHMLALRAENHAAVVSGAGPTLCVFAANAAESAKVTTKLQERAAKSSQRWDVRILPIATEGATMEVFRP, from the coding sequence GTGGCATCACCAGCCACCACGCCGCCGGCCAACCGGGTACCGGCGAATATCGTCGCCAACATCAAGGTGCCGGCAACTTCTGCCAACCTCGGGCCCGGTTTTGACTGCGCCGGGGTTGCCCTCGGTCTCTACGATGAACTGGAAATCCAGACCACCGAAACCGGTTTCAGCGCCGAAGTAGAGGGCGAGGGGCACAACTACCTGCCCACCGACGCCAGACACCTGATCATCACCCAGATCCGAGCTCGACTCGAACGGCTCGGCTGGCATCTGCCGGGCCTGCGCCTCAAAGCCATCAACCGGATACCGCACTCCCGAGGTCTAGGCTCCTCAGCTGCGGCTCATATCGCCGCTGCCATGGCGGTCAAAGCGCTGCTGCCGCCCGACTGTGGCGTGACCAAAGAACACCTGTTGCAGTGGGCCTCAGAGGCTGAAGGCCACCCGGATAATGTTGCTCCGGCCGTCTATGGTGGTCTGACGTTTTCTTGGCACGAACCAGGCGAATCCGGCAAACAATATCGCTCGATCCAACTGTCTCCACATCCTGACATCACGCCGGTGGTGGCTATTCCGGCCAAGCCACTTTCGACGGCGGCAGCTCGAACGCTGCTGCCAGCTGATGTGCCCTACGCCGAAGCTGTGGCCAATGCCTCACGGGCCGCCCTATTAGCCCCGGCGATGACCACGCATCCGGAGCTGCTGATGCCCGCAACCCAAGATTGGTTGCACCAGCAATACCGCCAACCCTCGATGCCCGAAACGCTGCAACATATGCTCGCGCTGCGAGCTGAAAACCACGCGGCAGTGGTATCCGGTGCAGGCCCAACCCTGTGTGTTTTCGCGGCCAATGCGGCTGAATCAGCCAAGGTGACGACGAAATTGCAGGAGCGCGCAGCGAAATCGTCGCAGCGTTGGGATGTGCGGATTCTGCCGATTGCCACCGAAGGTGCTACGATGGAAGTATTCCGGCCATAA